A single Oncorhynchus mykiss isolate Arlee chromosome 22, USDA_OmykA_1.1, whole genome shotgun sequence DNA region contains:
- the LOC110502156 gene encoding aryl hydrocarbon receptor isoform X3, whose translation MLSNTGVYAVKKRKKPVQKTKKSPAPDVVKSNPSKRHRDRLNGELDRLTGLLPFPEDVRSRLDKLSVLRISVGYLKVKSFFKTTMKKSSVLFPGGDDLNMNGMNAPTFSEGDLLLQALNGFVLVVTAEGHVFYSSPTIQDYLGFHQSDVVHQSVFELIHTDDRATFRRQLHFALNPKPFDPEQGGDGMASSSDITRNIVTYNPEQLPPENSSFLERNFVCRFRCLLDNSSGFLALNFQGRLKFLHCQSMLGDDGTHSQPRLGLFTIATPVHTPSILEIRNKTIFFQTKHKLDFTPTGVDARGKVVLGYSEIELCMRGSGYQFIHAADMMYCADSHVRMIKTGESGLTTFRLLQKTGCWVWVQANARLVYKGGRPDFIIARQRALLNSEGEENLRQRKMQLPFSFTTGEALLYETGPTLDATEFQTNPPKICKVESLDPQSLLGSLLKQDESVYTQPQEPQLPIDQVFMDSRALTNVACNSWQSSVEPQGPDGVDDGDSPREVKHEGALVAMIDALEKMAQDGDLCAALQGMDVGTAELMEWENTLLRLSQNSNGTGSGDTSLELDDIMTNDIFSYVEEALFKESSEGSGNQPNCSTMVNNDPNLFTGVLDNNNQGGPFTGVVSPTGAGQCKPGLLDKFSFVQNGSPGNDLNGISHSQVTGNRVVGLAGQNQAGQNQGGQNQAGPQQVFKSTQRLSHFGPQIPQTGLNIPILQQLQLNDIFTPSLELPELSNPHSSGQNESVTLSTSMAGSCAQAPNNHMGSPQIIAGQVQSNQPPPQCFPHNGLPAAMEPNRPEEISVPQSNHLPPILVDAWASLIPSNGFVSPQIACSAPFQSLKTQKVQQWPQNQQHQLPPPASTMKNGHQLIPDCHSQATETQRVPLTGLWPQNTNGLYHQPQQRRLANGQPAPSSSCMFENVSPPLPNRNSHVDGTILPPPLSVCQRRMVDPQDQSYLQWGPSEPVVDTSAIIQDNTGISFPARPLVANITTPESLLAMQQYLSGRNRVGQTQIPSLCVVDSNGTFSSSPLVNGTFSSSPLVNGTFSSSPLVNGTFSSAPLVNGTFCSAPLVNGTMCFTDHNQTNYCDF comes from the exons CAACCATGAAGAAAAGCAGTGTCCTGTTTCCTGGGGGGGATGACCTGAACATGAATGGGATGAACGCCCCAACCTTCTCCGAGGGGGACCTACTTCTCCAG GCTCTGAATGGCTTTGTGCTGGTGGTCACAGCTGAGGGACATGTGTTCTATTCCTCTCCTACTATCCAAGACTACCTGGGCTTCCATCAG tcagaCGTGGTCCACCAGAGTGTGTTTGAGCTGATCCACACAGACGACAGAGCCACGTTCAGACGACAGCTTCACTTTGCCCTCAACCCCAAGCCCTTTGACCCAGAGCAGGGAGGAGATG GCATGGCGAGCAGCAGTGACATCACCAGGAACATCGTGACCTATAACCCTGAGCAGCTCCCACCAGAGAACTCCTCCTTCCTGGAGAGGAACTTCGTGTGTCGGTTCCGCTGCCTCCTGGACAACTCCTCTGGCTTCCTG GCTCTGAACTTCCAGGGGCGTTTGAAGTTCCTCCATTGCCAGAGCATGCTGGGGGATGACGGGACGCACAGCCAGCCCAGGTTGGGCCTGTTCACCATCGCCACCCCTGTCCACACCCCGTCCATATTGGAGATCAGAAACAAGACGATCTTCTTCCAGACCAAACACAAGCTTGACTTCACCCCCACGGGTGTCGATGCCAG GGGGAAGGTTGTCCTGGGATACTCAGAGATTGAGTTGTGTATGAGAGGCTCTGGGTATCAGTTCATCCACGCAGCTGATATGATGTACTGTGCAGATAGCCATGTCAGAA TGATTAAGACAGGAGAGAGTGGTCTGACCACGTTCAGACTGCTGCAGAAGACTGGGTGCTGGGTCTGGGTCCAGGCCAATGCCAGGCTTGTCTACAAAGGAGGAAGACCTGACTTCATCATCGCACGCCAGAGAGCTTTACT TAATTCTGAGGGAGAGGAGAATCTACGCCAGAGGAAGATGCAGCTGCCCTTCAGCTTCACCACCGGGGAGGCCCTGCTGTACGAGACCGGCCCCACTCTGGATGCCACGGAGTTCCAAaccaaccccccaaaaatctgcaAGGTGGAGTCTCTGGACCCCCAGTCTCTACTGGGCTCTTTACTAAAGCAGGACGAATCCGTCTACACCCAGCCCCAGGAGCCTCAGCTACCCATAGACCAGGTGTTCATGGACAGCCGAGCGCTCACCAACGTGGCCTGTAACTCCTGGCAGAGTAGCGTGGAGCCCCAGGGGCCCGACGGGGTTGATGATGGTGATAGCCCCAGGGAGGTCAAGCACGAGGGGGCGTTGGTAGCCATGATCGATGCCCTGGAGAAGATGGCGCAGGATGGGGACCTGTGTGCGGCTCTGCAGGGGATGGACGTGGGTACGGCGGAGCTGATGGAGTGGGAGAACACCCTCCTCAGGCTGAGCCAGAACTCCAATGGGACCGGGAGCGGGGACACCTCCCTAGAGCTGGATGACATCATGACCAACGACATCTTCTCTTACGTGGAGGAAGCCTTGTTCAAGGAGAGCAGCGAGGGGAGCGGTAACCAGCCCAACTGCTCTACCATGGTCAACAACGACCCTAACCTGTTCACAGGGGTGCTCGACAACAACAACCAGGGTGGACCATTCACAGGAGTGGTCAGCCCTACAGGTGCCGGACAGTGCAAGCCCGGGTTGCTTGACAAATTCAGCTTTGTCCAAAATGGCTCCCCAGGGAACGATCTAAATGGTATCAGCCACAGTCAGGTAACAGGCAACAGAGTAGTTGGTTTGGCAGGACAGAACCAGGCAGGACAGAACCAGGGAGGACAGAACCAGGCAGGACCACAGCAGGTGTTCAAGAGCACCCAGAGGCTCTCCCACTTCGGCCCCCAGATTCCTCAGACGGGCCTGAATATCCCCATCCTGCAGCAGCTACAGCTCAACGACATCTTCACCCCCTCTCTGGAGCTCCCCGAGCTCAGTAACCCACATAGCTCAGGCCAGAATGAGTCTGTCACGTTAAGCACTAGCATGGCTGGATCCTGTGCTCAAGCACCAAACAACCACATGGGAAGCCCTCAGATCATCGCTGGCCAGGTCCAATCTAACCAGCCACCTCCACAGTGTTTCCCTCATAATGGCTTGCCAGCTGCAATGGAACCAAACAGACCAGAGGAGATCTCTGTTCCACAGTCCAACCATCTACCACCTATTCTGGTGGATGCTTGGGCATCTTTGATTCCCAGTAATGGCTTTGTTTCACCCCAGATTGCCTGCAGTGCACCATTTCAGTCACTAAAAACCCAGAAAGTGCAGCAGTGGCCCCAGAACCAGCAGCATCAGCTACCACCACCCGCCAGCACAATGAAAAATGGACACCAATTAATCCCAGACTGTCACAGTCAAGCCACAGAGACCCAAAGAGTCCCTCTCACAGGCCTTTGGCCACAGAACACCAACGGATTGTACCACCAACCCCAGCAGAGGCGATTGGCCAACGGCCAGCCTGCTCCATCCAGCAGCTGTATGTTTGAGAACgtctcaccccccctccccaacAGAAACAGCCACGTGGATGGCACCATTCTGCCTCCCCCCTTGTCTGTATGCCAGAGGAGGATGGTGGACCCCCAGGACCAGAGCTACTTGCAGTGGGGCCCCAGTGAGCCGGTGGTGGACACGTCAGCCATCATCCAGGACAACACCGGAATCAGCTTCCCGGCTCGCCCGCTTGTGGCCAACATCACCACCCCCGAGAGCCTACTGGCCATGCAGCAGTACCTTTCTGGACGCAACAGAGTCGGACAGACACAG ATCCCAAGCCTCTGTGTAGTAGACAGCAATGGAAC ATTCTCCTCATCCCCACTTGTCAATGGAACATTCTCCTCATCCCCACTTGTCAATGGAACATTCTCCTCATCCCCACTTGTCAATGGAACATTCTCCTCAGCCCCACTTGTCAATGGAACATTCTGCTCAGCCCCACTTGTCAATGGAACCATGTGCTTTACAGACCACAACCAAACCAACTATTGCGACTTCTAA
- the LOC110502156 gene encoding aryl hydrocarbon receptor isoform X1, translated as MLSNTGVYAVKKRKKPVQKTKKSPAPDVVKSNPSKRHRDRLNGELDRLTGLLPFPEDVRSRLDKLSVLRISVGYLKVKSFFKTTMKKSSVLFPGGDDLNMNGMNAPTFSEGDLLLQALNGFVLVVTAEGHVFYSSPTIQDYLGFHQSDVVHQSVFELIHTDDRATFRRQLHFALNPKPFDPEQGGDGMASSSDITRNIVTYNPEQLPPENSSFLERNFVCRFRCLLDNSSGFLALNFQGRLKFLHCQSMLGDDGTHSQPRLGLFTIATPVHTPSILEIRNKTIFFQTKHKLDFTPTGVDARGKVVLGYSEIELCMRGSGYQFIHAADMMYCADSHVRMIKTGESGLTTFRLLQKTGCWVWVQANARLVYKGGRPDFIIARQRALLNSEGEENLRQRKMQLPFSFTTGEALLYETGPTLDATEFQTNPPKICKVESLDPQSLLGSLLKQDESVYTQPQEPQLPIDQVFMDSRALTNVACNSWQSSVEPQGPDGVDDGDSPREVKHEGALVAMIDALEKMAQDGDLCAALQGMDVGTAELMEWENTLLRLSQNSNGTGSGDTSLELDDIMTNDIFSYVEEALFKESSEGSGNQPNCSTMVNNDPNLFTGVLDNNNQGGPFTGVVSPTGAGQCKPGLLDKFSFVQNGSPGNDLNGISHSQVTGNRVVGLAGQNQAGQNQGGQNQAGPQQVFKSTQRLSHFGPQIPQTGLNIPILQQLQLNDIFTPSLELPELSNPHSSGQNESVTLSTSMAGSCAQAPNNHMGSPQIIAGQVQSNQPPPQCFPHNGLPAAMEPNRPEEISVPQSNHLPPILVDAWASLIPSNGFVSPQIACSAPFQSLKTQKVQQWPQNQQHQLPPPASTMKNGHQLIPDCHSQATETQRVPLTGLWPQNTNGLYHQPQQRRLANGQPAPSSSCMFENVSPPLPNRNSHVDGTILPPPLSVCQRRMVDPQDQSYLQWGPSEPVVDTSAIIQDNTGISFPARPLVANITTPESLLAMQQYLSGRNRVGQTQIPSLCVVDSNGTFSSSPLVNGTFSSSPLVNGTFSSSPLVNGTFSSSPLVNGTFSSAPLVNGTFCSAPLVNGTMCFTDHNQTNYCDF; from the exons CAACCATGAAGAAAAGCAGTGTCCTGTTTCCTGGGGGGGATGACCTGAACATGAATGGGATGAACGCCCCAACCTTCTCCGAGGGGGACCTACTTCTCCAG GCTCTGAATGGCTTTGTGCTGGTGGTCACAGCTGAGGGACATGTGTTCTATTCCTCTCCTACTATCCAAGACTACCTGGGCTTCCATCAG tcagaCGTGGTCCACCAGAGTGTGTTTGAGCTGATCCACACAGACGACAGAGCCACGTTCAGACGACAGCTTCACTTTGCCCTCAACCCCAAGCCCTTTGACCCAGAGCAGGGAGGAGATG GCATGGCGAGCAGCAGTGACATCACCAGGAACATCGTGACCTATAACCCTGAGCAGCTCCCACCAGAGAACTCCTCCTTCCTGGAGAGGAACTTCGTGTGTCGGTTCCGCTGCCTCCTGGACAACTCCTCTGGCTTCCTG GCTCTGAACTTCCAGGGGCGTTTGAAGTTCCTCCATTGCCAGAGCATGCTGGGGGATGACGGGACGCACAGCCAGCCCAGGTTGGGCCTGTTCACCATCGCCACCCCTGTCCACACCCCGTCCATATTGGAGATCAGAAACAAGACGATCTTCTTCCAGACCAAACACAAGCTTGACTTCACCCCCACGGGTGTCGATGCCAG GGGGAAGGTTGTCCTGGGATACTCAGAGATTGAGTTGTGTATGAGAGGCTCTGGGTATCAGTTCATCCACGCAGCTGATATGATGTACTGTGCAGATAGCCATGTCAGAA TGATTAAGACAGGAGAGAGTGGTCTGACCACGTTCAGACTGCTGCAGAAGACTGGGTGCTGGGTCTGGGTCCAGGCCAATGCCAGGCTTGTCTACAAAGGAGGAAGACCTGACTTCATCATCGCACGCCAGAGAGCTTTACT TAATTCTGAGGGAGAGGAGAATCTACGCCAGAGGAAGATGCAGCTGCCCTTCAGCTTCACCACCGGGGAGGCCCTGCTGTACGAGACCGGCCCCACTCTGGATGCCACGGAGTTCCAAaccaaccccccaaaaatctgcaAGGTGGAGTCTCTGGACCCCCAGTCTCTACTGGGCTCTTTACTAAAGCAGGACGAATCCGTCTACACCCAGCCCCAGGAGCCTCAGCTACCCATAGACCAGGTGTTCATGGACAGCCGAGCGCTCACCAACGTGGCCTGTAACTCCTGGCAGAGTAGCGTGGAGCCCCAGGGGCCCGACGGGGTTGATGATGGTGATAGCCCCAGGGAGGTCAAGCACGAGGGGGCGTTGGTAGCCATGATCGATGCCCTGGAGAAGATGGCGCAGGATGGGGACCTGTGTGCGGCTCTGCAGGGGATGGACGTGGGTACGGCGGAGCTGATGGAGTGGGAGAACACCCTCCTCAGGCTGAGCCAGAACTCCAATGGGACCGGGAGCGGGGACACCTCCCTAGAGCTGGATGACATCATGACCAACGACATCTTCTCTTACGTGGAGGAAGCCTTGTTCAAGGAGAGCAGCGAGGGGAGCGGTAACCAGCCCAACTGCTCTACCATGGTCAACAACGACCCTAACCTGTTCACAGGGGTGCTCGACAACAACAACCAGGGTGGACCATTCACAGGAGTGGTCAGCCCTACAGGTGCCGGACAGTGCAAGCCCGGGTTGCTTGACAAATTCAGCTTTGTCCAAAATGGCTCCCCAGGGAACGATCTAAATGGTATCAGCCACAGTCAGGTAACAGGCAACAGAGTAGTTGGTTTGGCAGGACAGAACCAGGCAGGACAGAACCAGGGAGGACAGAACCAGGCAGGACCACAGCAGGTGTTCAAGAGCACCCAGAGGCTCTCCCACTTCGGCCCCCAGATTCCTCAGACGGGCCTGAATATCCCCATCCTGCAGCAGCTACAGCTCAACGACATCTTCACCCCCTCTCTGGAGCTCCCCGAGCTCAGTAACCCACATAGCTCAGGCCAGAATGAGTCTGTCACGTTAAGCACTAGCATGGCTGGATCCTGTGCTCAAGCACCAAACAACCACATGGGAAGCCCTCAGATCATCGCTGGCCAGGTCCAATCTAACCAGCCACCTCCACAGTGTTTCCCTCATAATGGCTTGCCAGCTGCAATGGAACCAAACAGACCAGAGGAGATCTCTGTTCCACAGTCCAACCATCTACCACCTATTCTGGTGGATGCTTGGGCATCTTTGATTCCCAGTAATGGCTTTGTTTCACCCCAGATTGCCTGCAGTGCACCATTTCAGTCACTAAAAACCCAGAAAGTGCAGCAGTGGCCCCAGAACCAGCAGCATCAGCTACCACCACCCGCCAGCACAATGAAAAATGGACACCAATTAATCCCAGACTGTCACAGTCAAGCCACAGAGACCCAAAGAGTCCCTCTCACAGGCCTTTGGCCACAGAACACCAACGGATTGTACCACCAACCCCAGCAGAGGCGATTGGCCAACGGCCAGCCTGCTCCATCCAGCAGCTGTATGTTTGAGAACgtctcaccccccctccccaacAGAAACAGCCACGTGGATGGCACCATTCTGCCTCCCCCCTTGTCTGTATGCCAGAGGAGGATGGTGGACCCCCAGGACCAGAGCTACTTGCAGTGGGGCCCCAGTGAGCCGGTGGTGGACACGTCAGCCATCATCCAGGACAACACCGGAATCAGCTTCCCGGCTCGCCCGCTTGTGGCCAACATCACCACCCCCGAGAGCCTACTGGCCATGCAGCAGTACCTTTCTGGACGCAACAGAGTCGGACAGACACAG ATCCCAAGCCTCTGTGTAGTAGACAGCAATGGAACATTCTCCTCATCCCCACTTGTCAATGGAACATTCTCCTCATCCCCACTTGTCAATGGAACATTCTCCTCATCCCCACTTGTCAATGGAACATTCTCCTCATCCCCACTTGTCAATGGAACATTCTCCTCAGCCCCACTTGTCAATGGAACATTCTGCTCAGCCCCACTTGTCAATGGAACCATGTGCTTTACAGACCACAACCAAACCAACTATTGCGACTTCTAA
- the LOC110502156 gene encoding aryl hydrocarbon receptor isoform X2, translated as MLSNTGVYAVKKRKKPVQKTKKSPAPDVVKSNPSKRHRDRLNGELDRLTGLLPFPEDVRSRLDKLSVLRISVGYLKVKSFFKTTMKKSSVLFPGGDDLNMNGMNAPTFSEGDLLLQALNGFVLVVTAEGHVFYSSPTIQDYLGFHQSDVVHQSVFELIHTDDRATFRRQLHFALNPKPFDPEQGGDGMASSSDITRNIVTYNPEQLPPENSSFLERNFVCRFRCLLDNSSGFLALNFQGRLKFLHCQSMLGDDGTHSQPRLGLFTIATPVHTPSILEIRNKTIFFQTKHKLDFTPTGVDARGKVVLGYSEIELCMRGSGYQFIHAADMMYCADSHVRMIKTGESGLTTFRLLQKTGCWVWVQANARLVYKGGRPDFIIARQRALLNSEGEENLRQRKMQLPFSFTTGEALLYETGPTLDATEFQTNPPKICKVESLDPQSLLGSLLKQDESVYTQPQEPQLPIDQVFMDSRALTNVACNSWQSSVEPQGPDGVDDGDSPREVKHEGALVAMIDALEKMAQDGDLCAALQGMDVGTAELMEWENTLLRLSQNSNGTGSGDTSLELDDIMTNDIFSYVEEALFKESSEGSGNQPNCSTMVNNDPNLFTGVLDNNNQGGPFTGVVSPTGAGQCKPGLLDKFSFVQNGSPGNDLNGISHSQVTGNRVVGLAGQNQAGQNQGGQNQAGPQQVFKSTQRLSHFGPQIPQTGLNIPILQQLQLNDIFTPSLELPELSNPHSSGQNESVTLSTSMAGSCAQAPNNHMGSPQIIAGQVQSNQPPPQCFPHNGLPAAMEPNRPEEISVPQSNHLPPILVDAWASLIPSNGFVSPQIACSAPFQSLKTQKVQQWPQNQQHQLPPPASTMKNGHQLIPDCHSQATETQRVPLTGLWPQNTNGLYHQPQQRRLANGQPAPSSSCMFENVSPPLPNRNSHVDGTILPPPLSVCQRRMVDPQDQSYLQWGPSEPVVDTSAIIQDNTGISFPARPLVANITTPESLLAMQQYLSGRNRVGQTQIPSLCVVDSNGTFSSSPLVNGTFSSSPLVNGTFSSSPLVNGTFSSSPLVNGTFSSAPLVNGTMCFTDHNQTNYCDF; from the exons CAACCATGAAGAAAAGCAGTGTCCTGTTTCCTGGGGGGGATGACCTGAACATGAATGGGATGAACGCCCCAACCTTCTCCGAGGGGGACCTACTTCTCCAG GCTCTGAATGGCTTTGTGCTGGTGGTCACAGCTGAGGGACATGTGTTCTATTCCTCTCCTACTATCCAAGACTACCTGGGCTTCCATCAG tcagaCGTGGTCCACCAGAGTGTGTTTGAGCTGATCCACACAGACGACAGAGCCACGTTCAGACGACAGCTTCACTTTGCCCTCAACCCCAAGCCCTTTGACCCAGAGCAGGGAGGAGATG GCATGGCGAGCAGCAGTGACATCACCAGGAACATCGTGACCTATAACCCTGAGCAGCTCCCACCAGAGAACTCCTCCTTCCTGGAGAGGAACTTCGTGTGTCGGTTCCGCTGCCTCCTGGACAACTCCTCTGGCTTCCTG GCTCTGAACTTCCAGGGGCGTTTGAAGTTCCTCCATTGCCAGAGCATGCTGGGGGATGACGGGACGCACAGCCAGCCCAGGTTGGGCCTGTTCACCATCGCCACCCCTGTCCACACCCCGTCCATATTGGAGATCAGAAACAAGACGATCTTCTTCCAGACCAAACACAAGCTTGACTTCACCCCCACGGGTGTCGATGCCAG GGGGAAGGTTGTCCTGGGATACTCAGAGATTGAGTTGTGTATGAGAGGCTCTGGGTATCAGTTCATCCACGCAGCTGATATGATGTACTGTGCAGATAGCCATGTCAGAA TGATTAAGACAGGAGAGAGTGGTCTGACCACGTTCAGACTGCTGCAGAAGACTGGGTGCTGGGTCTGGGTCCAGGCCAATGCCAGGCTTGTCTACAAAGGAGGAAGACCTGACTTCATCATCGCACGCCAGAGAGCTTTACT TAATTCTGAGGGAGAGGAGAATCTACGCCAGAGGAAGATGCAGCTGCCCTTCAGCTTCACCACCGGGGAGGCCCTGCTGTACGAGACCGGCCCCACTCTGGATGCCACGGAGTTCCAAaccaaccccccaaaaatctgcaAGGTGGAGTCTCTGGACCCCCAGTCTCTACTGGGCTCTTTACTAAAGCAGGACGAATCCGTCTACACCCAGCCCCAGGAGCCTCAGCTACCCATAGACCAGGTGTTCATGGACAGCCGAGCGCTCACCAACGTGGCCTGTAACTCCTGGCAGAGTAGCGTGGAGCCCCAGGGGCCCGACGGGGTTGATGATGGTGATAGCCCCAGGGAGGTCAAGCACGAGGGGGCGTTGGTAGCCATGATCGATGCCCTGGAGAAGATGGCGCAGGATGGGGACCTGTGTGCGGCTCTGCAGGGGATGGACGTGGGTACGGCGGAGCTGATGGAGTGGGAGAACACCCTCCTCAGGCTGAGCCAGAACTCCAATGGGACCGGGAGCGGGGACACCTCCCTAGAGCTGGATGACATCATGACCAACGACATCTTCTCTTACGTGGAGGAAGCCTTGTTCAAGGAGAGCAGCGAGGGGAGCGGTAACCAGCCCAACTGCTCTACCATGGTCAACAACGACCCTAACCTGTTCACAGGGGTGCTCGACAACAACAACCAGGGTGGACCATTCACAGGAGTGGTCAGCCCTACAGGTGCCGGACAGTGCAAGCCCGGGTTGCTTGACAAATTCAGCTTTGTCCAAAATGGCTCCCCAGGGAACGATCTAAATGGTATCAGCCACAGTCAGGTAACAGGCAACAGAGTAGTTGGTTTGGCAGGACAGAACCAGGCAGGACAGAACCAGGGAGGACAGAACCAGGCAGGACCACAGCAGGTGTTCAAGAGCACCCAGAGGCTCTCCCACTTCGGCCCCCAGATTCCTCAGACGGGCCTGAATATCCCCATCCTGCAGCAGCTACAGCTCAACGACATCTTCACCCCCTCTCTGGAGCTCCCCGAGCTCAGTAACCCACATAGCTCAGGCCAGAATGAGTCTGTCACGTTAAGCACTAGCATGGCTGGATCCTGTGCTCAAGCACCAAACAACCACATGGGAAGCCCTCAGATCATCGCTGGCCAGGTCCAATCTAACCAGCCACCTCCACAGTGTTTCCCTCATAATGGCTTGCCAGCTGCAATGGAACCAAACAGACCAGAGGAGATCTCTGTTCCACAGTCCAACCATCTACCACCTATTCTGGTGGATGCTTGGGCATCTTTGATTCCCAGTAATGGCTTTGTTTCACCCCAGATTGCCTGCAGTGCACCATTTCAGTCACTAAAAACCCAGAAAGTGCAGCAGTGGCCCCAGAACCAGCAGCATCAGCTACCACCACCCGCCAGCACAATGAAAAATGGACACCAATTAATCCCAGACTGTCACAGTCAAGCCACAGAGACCCAAAGAGTCCCTCTCACAGGCCTTTGGCCACAGAACACCAACGGATTGTACCACCAACCCCAGCAGAGGCGATTGGCCAACGGCCAGCCTGCTCCATCCAGCAGCTGTATGTTTGAGAACgtctcaccccccctccccaacAGAAACAGCCACGTGGATGGCACCATTCTGCCTCCCCCCTTGTCTGTATGCCAGAGGAGGATGGTGGACCCCCAGGACCAGAGCTACTTGCAGTGGGGCCCCAGTGAGCCGGTGGTGGACACGTCAGCCATCATCCAGGACAACACCGGAATCAGCTTCCCGGCTCGCCCGCTTGTGGCCAACATCACCACCCCCGAGAGCCTACTGGCCATGCAGCAGTACCTTTCTGGACGCAACAGAGTCGGACAGACACAG ATCCCAAGCCTCTGTGTAGTAGACAGCAATGGAACATTCTCCTCATCCCCACTTGTCAATGGAACATTCTCCTCATCCCCACTTGTCAATGGAACATTCTCCTCATCCCCACTTGTCAATGGAACATTCTCCTCATCCCCACTTGTCAATGGAACATTCTCCTCAGCCCCACTTGTCAATGGAAC CATGTGCTTTACAGACCACAACCAAACCAACTATTGCGACTTCTAA